From the Candidatus Krumholzibacteriota bacterium genome, one window contains:
- a CDS encoding Minf_1886 family protein, translating into MDIEEHLKVVEEISKVDPRYKVNAYIFVIVAVERTISALSSVRHISGKELLAGITDYAIEQFGPMSKEVFNFWGIKKSTDFGNIVFNLIEAGLLTKTAEDSIDDFKNGANFKKIFEEEYFKR; encoded by the coding sequence GTGGATATTGAAGAACACCTTAAGGTTGTTGAAGAGATTAGTAAAGTTGACCCGAGATATAAGGTGAACGCCTATATCTTTGTTATTGTAGCAGTTGAAAGAACTATAAGTGCACTTTCGTCTGTAAGGCACATTTCCGGAAAGGAATTACTCGCTGGAATAACAGATTACGCTATAGAACAGTTTGGACCTATGTCAAAAGAGGTTTTTAATTTCTGGGGTATAAAGAAATCAACAGATTTTGGTAATATTGTCTTTAATCTTATTGAAGCAGGTTTGTTAACAAAGACAGCTGAAGATTCAATAGATGATTTTAAAAACGGAGCGAATTTTAAGAAGATTTTTGAAGAGGAATATTTTAAGAGATAG
- the nadB gene encoding L-aspartate oxidase, with protein MTIEETDILIIGSGLAGLFLAYKASSYAKVTVITKREINSSNTTKAQGGIAAVLDVNDSYDSHLRDTMTTGKGLSDLNAVKTMVHGAKDKIEDLMNIGVRFDLDKETGLLDLTREGGHSNARVIHYRDFTGFEISEKVISTVKNISSIKINEFYFAIDLIKDNKGAVKGCFVLDRRKNKIKAVRAKSTVLATGGAGKIYLYTSNPDVASGDGIAMAYMAGARLSNLEFVQFHPTCLYHPEAKSFLISEALRGEGAILKNIKGIEFMEGKDPLRELAPRDIVARAIDSEMKRSGAKFVYLDITHKSSSWLKKRFPSVHQRCAEFGINIGKDMIPVVPAAHYMVGGVKTDIKGRTNVEGLYAIGEVACSGVHGANRLASNSLLEALVMADECSKVLKDCIKDHLILSKNQLSYPVLGDAHRIQTVILDHDWDLVRRIMWDYVGIVRSDERLNIARKRVYQIRETINKIYSRYGVSVDMVELRNIVLVSSLVVYSAILRKESRGLHYNSDYPYTNPAWKKDTILEPGVI; from the coding sequence TTGACTATTGAAGAAACTGATATTCTTATAATAGGAAGCGGACTGGCGGGGCTTTTTCTAGCCTACAAAGCGTCTTCATACGCGAAAGTAACAGTTATAACCAAGAGAGAAATAAATTCATCCAACACAACTAAGGCTCAGGGTGGAATAGCGGCTGTTTTAGACGTGAACGATTCATATGACAGTCATCTCAGAGATACAATGACAACCGGGAAGGGACTATCTGATTTAAATGCTGTTAAGACAATGGTTCACGGGGCAAAAGACAAAATAGAAGATCTTATGAATATCGGTGTGCGTTTCGATTTAGATAAAGAGACGGGGTTGCTGGATTTGACAAGGGAAGGAGGACATAGTAATGCCAGGGTTATCCATTATCGTGATTTTACGGGCTTTGAGATATCAGAAAAGGTTATAAGTACCGTAAAAAATATTTCATCGATTAAGATAAATGAGTTTTATTTCGCGATTGATCTCATTAAAGATAATAAAGGCGCAGTTAAAGGATGTTTTGTCCTGGACAGGAGAAAAAATAAGATAAAAGCCGTCAGAGCAAAATCAACTGTCCTTGCCACGGGAGGAGCGGGCAAAATATACCTTTATACTTCAAACCCTGATGTGGCTTCGGGAGATGGAATCGCTATGGCATATATGGCTGGTGCGAGATTATCTAATCTGGAATTTGTTCAATTTCATCCCACATGTCTGTATCATCCCGAAGCAAAGTCATTTTTGATATCAGAGGCCCTGCGGGGCGAGGGAGCTATACTTAAGAATATTAAGGGTATTGAATTTATGGAGGGCAAAGACCCTTTAAGAGAACTCGCGCCGCGTGATATTGTTGCCAGAGCCATAGACAGTGAGATGAAAAGAAGCGGAGCTAAATTTGTTTATCTCGATATTACGCACAAATCGTCAAGCTGGCTCAAGAAGCGTTTTCCGTCTGTTCATCAGAGATGCGCTGAATTTGGGATAAATATTGGAAAGGATATGATACCGGTTGTACCGGCCGCTCATTATATGGTTGGAGGTGTAAAGACAGATATAAAGGGAAGAACAAATGTCGAGGGACTTTATGCGATAGGGGAGGTCGCCTGTTCTGGCGTTCACGGTGCTAACAGGCTTGCGAGCAATTCCCTTCTTGAGGCATTGGTTATGGCCGATGAGTGCTCGAAGGTATTGAAAGACTGTATTAAGGATCATCTGATATTGAGTAAAAATCAATTGTCTTATCCGGTCTTGGGTGACGCGCATCGCATTCAGACTGTAATCCTGGATCATGATTGGGATCTTGTAAGGAGAATTATGTGGGATTATGTGGGGATTGTCCGCAGTGACGAGAGATTGAACATAGCCAGGAAGAGGGTCTATCAGATAAGAGAGACAATAAATAAGATTTACTCCAGATATGGCGTTTCTGTTGACATGGTTGAACTGCGTAATATTGTGCTGGTCAGCAGTCTTGTAGTTTATTCGGCGATATTAAGAAAAGAGTCGCGCGGGCTGCACTACAATTCTGATTATCCATACACTAACCCGGCATGGAAAAAAGATACGATCCTCGAACCGGGTGTAATATAA
- a CDS encoding amidohydrolase, translating into MKVKNTDKSLINLRRKLHSHPDLSWYEQKTAGEIFDFLSLYEPDDIITEIAGTGLAAVYNGKRGGPTLLVRCELDALPIDEINDVSYRSVNPGCSHKCGHDGHMTIIAGLAAILSSSRPNRGKVVLLFQPAEERGEGAARVIEDKKFNRIKPDYTFSLHNLPGFDLNSIVLSNGIFASASSGMAVELSGKTSHAAEPERGKSPALAMADIVKNITLMPSKETDYKDFVLSTVVFAKLGEIALGTSPGYAKIITTLRAFREDDMKLLSSRSMKLAENTCGEYGIDIKIDWMEEFPSTVNDPGCVKILSEAASLNGFNTVLIDEPFRWSEDFGHFTKLCPGAMFGIGAGRNHPRLHNPDYDFPEEIIPTGIKMFSEIINLILSR; encoded by the coding sequence ATGAAAGTAAAGAATACCGATAAGTCATTGATAAATCTTAGAAGGAAACTTCACAGCCATCCTGATCTTTCCTGGTATGAACAAAAAACCGCGGGTGAAATATTTGATTTTCTCTCTCTTTATGAACCAGACGACATTATTACAGAAATTGCCGGTACCGGCCTCGCGGCAGTTTATAATGGAAAAAGGGGCGGCCCGACTTTATTAGTACGCTGTGAACTTGACGCTCTCCCCATAGACGAAATTAATGATGTAAGTTATCGCTCTGTGAATCCCGGCTGTTCACACAAATGCGGACACGACGGACATATGACAATAATCGCCGGACTTGCTGCTATTCTTTCCTCCTCAAGGCCAAACCGTGGAAAAGTAGTTCTTCTTTTCCAGCCCGCGGAGGAAAGAGGTGAAGGTGCCGCTCGCGTGATCGAGGATAAAAAATTCAATCGAATCAAACCTGATTACACTTTCTCCCTGCATAATCTCCCCGGCTTTGACCTTAATAGCATTGTTTTAAGCAATGGGATATTTGCTTCCGCGTCAAGCGGCATGGCAGTTGAACTATCTGGGAAGACCTCACACGCGGCCGAGCCGGAGAGGGGAAAGAGCCCCGCCCTCGCAATGGCGGATATCGTAAAGAATATCACGCTTATGCCCTCTAAAGAGACCGATTACAAAGATTTTGTTCTCTCAACTGTAGTATTCGCCAAACTTGGCGAAATCGCCCTTGGAACATCACCCGGTTACGCTAAAATAATTACAACCCTCAGGGCATTTCGCGAAGATGATATGAAATTACTTTCATCTCGGTCCATGAAGCTCGCGGAGAATACTTGCGGAGAATATGGAATAGACATAAAGATTGACTGGATGGAAGAGTTTCCATCAACTGTCAATGACCCCGGCTGCGTGAAAATATTATCAGAAGCGGCCTCTTTGAATGGCTTCAATACTGTTCTTATAGATGAGCCGTTTCGTTGGTCAGAAGATTTTGGACATTTTACAAAACTTTGCCCCGGTGCTATGTTCGGTATAGGGGCTGGACGAAACCACCCCCGTCTCCATAATCCTGATTATGATTTTCCGGAAGAAATAATTCCAACCGGTATCAAAATGTTCAGTGAAATAATAAATTTGATATTAAGCAGGTGA
- the alr gene encoding alanine racemase, whose protein sequence is MFNTSYIEISKSALRNNIIFLRCYFGNKIRLSSVIKGNAYGHCISKFVPLAEECGIDHFSVFSACEALEAFNVSSGSTILIMGYINDEEIAWAIENDIEFFVSDPDNLNKSLEIAKKIKKKAKLHIDIETGMNRTGFQARELKKVREVLKSNGEYLIFKGLCTHYAGAESIANYVRVKKQIRRYKRILKGFIKSDITPQLCHTASSAAAIAYPESRMDLVRIGIMQYGFWPSMETYIYYLSRNNVKVNPLKRVLTWKSAVMGVKSVKRGEFIGYNTSFQAPANMKIATIPVGYSDGYSRSLSNYGHVLINGYRANVIGLVSMNMMIVEVSKIPQINKGDEVVLIGKQKNRSISVSSFSKFTSHDINYELLARLTEHIPRIITD, encoded by the coding sequence ATGTTCAATACATCATATATTGAAATAAGCAAATCCGCGTTAAGAAATAATATAATATTCCTTAGATGTTATTTCGGCAACAAGATCCGGCTATCTTCAGTAATCAAGGGGAACGCTTACGGCCATTGTATTTCAAAGTTTGTTCCCCTGGCAGAAGAGTGCGGCATTGATCATTTCTCTGTTTTCAGCGCGTGCGAAGCCCTGGAAGCATTTAATGTCAGCAGCGGAAGCACAATACTGATTATGGGTTACATCAACGATGAGGAAATAGCCTGGGCTATTGAAAATGATATAGAGTTCTTTGTTTCCGATCCGGATAATCTAAACAAATCTTTGGAGATTGCAAAAAAAATAAAAAAGAAAGCAAAACTGCATATAGATATTGAAACAGGTATGAACCGTACTGGATTCCAAGCCCGTGAATTAAAGAAGGTTCGTGAAGTGCTTAAATCAAACGGGGAATATCTAATATTCAAAGGACTTTGTACCCATTATGCCGGAGCTGAAAGTATAGCGAATTACGTCAGAGTGAAAAAGCAGATAAGGAGATACAAACGGATTTTAAAAGGATTTATAAAGTCAGATATCACTCCCCAACTGTGTCATACCGCTTCTTCAGCCGCCGCGATTGCCTATCCGGAAAGCAGGATGGATCTTGTTAGAATAGGAATTATGCAATACGGATTCTGGCCAAGCATGGAAACTTATATTTATTATCTAAGCCGCAACAACGTAAAGGTCAATCCATTAAAGCGGGTTCTTACATGGAAAAGCGCTGTCATGGGGGTTAAAAGTGTAAAACGAGGAGAATTTATTGGATATAACACATCCTTTCAAGCTCCGGCAAATATGAAAATCGCCACGATACCTGTTGGATATTCTGACGGCTACAGCCGTTCGCTTAGCAATTACGGCCACGTTCTTATTAATGGATACAGGGCCAATGTTATAGGTCTTGTAAGTATGAACATGATGATTGTGGAAGTATCAAAAATACCTCAGATAAATAAAGGGGATGAAGTAGTTCTGATAGGTAAACAGAAAAACCGTTCGATATCCGTCTCATCATTCAGCAAATTTACCAGCCACGATATAAATTACGAACTTCTTGCCAGATTAACTGAACACATTCCCCGTATAATAACCGATTAA
- the lpxK gene encoding tetraacyldisaccharide 4'-kinase, with protein MKIHERYSIAEKMFMGKGFWIVFLPLRFLLSLFFISWLKIKWQFNDNQTGLLKRKNEVSKVKDLSSRVISVGNIVVGGGGKTPCVIAIAEEIKRNDGMPVVITRGYGSLAEKVKRPIVISKGINLNCREGDYLTEADFADERESILSDRLFARRFGDEVSIYKQLGISVVIDFNRARGAELADKLLNPTDILLDDAYQNKSLKKDKNILLLDYKLPFDGGRVLPLGSLREKPEAVKRADLIIFTRAEGEEVPPEVSGLIRGKRVYFSRHEFCCLYGRNGQRISPWKLKQRRLVLYSGIAFHASFEDMVSNEISIPSASFRYSDHYRYNKDDIESMITEAGKGACYLTTEKDWFKTHELFPESIELYAVSMKMVFRKSDLREICSGD; from the coding sequence ATGAAAATTCATGAAAGATACTCGATTGCTGAAAAGATGTTCATGGGGAAAGGTTTTTGGATCGTATTTCTGCCGCTCAGGTTTCTTTTGTCCCTTTTTTTTATCTCATGGCTTAAAATAAAATGGCAATTTAATGACAACCAAACTGGATTATTAAAAAGAAAGAATGAGGTTTCCAAAGTCAAAGATCTTTCTTCACGTGTTATTTCTGTCGGCAATATCGTCGTGGGGGGAGGCGGCAAAACGCCCTGCGTTATCGCCATAGCTGAGGAAATAAAGAGAAATGACGGCATGCCGGTTGTTATTACAAGGGGATATGGCAGCCTTGCCGAGAAAGTGAAAAGACCTATTGTAATATCAAAGGGTATAAACCTCAATTGTAGAGAAGGTGATTATCTTACGGAAGCTGATTTTGCCGATGAGAGGGAAAGCATCCTAAGTGATAGACTCTTCGCCAGGAGATTCGGAGACGAAGTTTCTATATACAAACAACTTGGTATATCCGTTGTAATTGACTTCAATAGAGCCAGAGGAGCTGAATTAGCCGATAAATTACTTAATCCGACAGATATACTTCTAGACGACGCTTATCAAAATAAATCTCTGAAGAAGGATAAGAATATACTGCTTCTTGATTACAAACTCCCGTTTGACGGAGGAAGAGTACTCCCGCTGGGATCGCTCAGGGAAAAACCTGAAGCTGTCAAAAGAGCGGATCTGATAATATTTACCAGAGCGGAAGGGGAGGAAGTCCCGCCTGAGGTATCAGGGTTAATTCGAGGAAAGAGAGTATATTTCTCAAGACACGAATTTTGCTGTCTTTACGGACGTAACGGACAAAGAATCAGTCCCTGGAAGCTAAAGCAAAGAAGACTCGTTCTATATTCAGGAATCGCTTTTCACGCTTCATTTGAAGATATGGTGTCAAATGAGATTTCAATCCCCTCGGCTTCCTTCAGATATTCAGATCACTATCGTTACAATAAGGATGATATTGAATCTATGATAACAGAAGCCGGTAAAGGCGCCTGTTATCTTACTACTGAGAAGGACTGGTTTAAGACGCATGAATTGTTTCCGGAAAGTATAGAGCTTTATGCTGTCAGCATGAAAATGGTATTCAGAAAAAGTGATTTACGGGAGATTTGTTCCGGAGATTAA
- a CDS encoding lysophospholipid acyltransferase family protein codes for MKVRIHPGIMSFLGAIFIRLLGFTWRFRFEGQDNLRRARELSGNVIFSFWHSRLLVLSYTHRGENIQVLASQHSDGDLMGRTIRWLQYGHLKGSTTRGGAGAIRQLVSVLKRGLDVGLTVDGPTGPKGVVQQGAVEISRMTGSAVIPISSTARRRILFNSWDKFQLPFPFTEVIVSYGEPVVVGQGAGSEEREKKRILIQDRLNEMTSSLDRKAGHKGSDVWPHENS; via the coding sequence ATGAAAGTTAGAATACATCCGGGAATAATGAGTTTCCTCGGTGCAATCTTCATCCGTCTGTTGGGGTTCACCTGGAGATTCAGGTTTGAGGGACAGGATAATCTAAGGAGAGCGAGAGAGCTCTCCGGTAACGTGATATTTTCTTTCTGGCACAGCCGGCTTCTTGTATTGAGCTACACGCACAGGGGAGAAAATATTCAGGTGTTGGCTTCACAACACTCAGACGGGGATTTGATGGGAAGAACGATAAGATGGCTTCAATATGGTCATCTTAAGGGGTCAACTACAAGAGGCGGAGCAGGCGCGATACGTCAGCTCGTATCTGTTTTAAAGCGTGGTCTGGATGTTGGTCTGACCGTTGACGGACCTACCGGCCCAAAGGGTGTAGTCCAACAGGGCGCTGTCGAGATAAGCAGAATGACCGGAAGTGCAGTAATACCTATTTCAAGTACAGCACGGAGGAGAATTTTGTTTAATTCATGGGATAAATTTCAGTTACCATTTCCATTTACTGAAGTTATTGTTTCTTACGGGGAACCGGTCGTTGTGGGGCAGGGAGCGGGAAGTGAAGAACGTGAGAAAAAAAGAATACTAATTCAGGACAGATTAAATGAAATGACATCTTCTCTGGATAGAAAAGCCGGGCATAAAGGATCGGATGTGTGGCCTCATGAAAATTCATGA
- the lpxB gene encoding lipid-A-disaccharide synthase yields MSEIMNILLTCGETSGEYHAGLLVSELKKIENNCRIIALGGEKLRRAGAEVSFPMERYALMGFSEIISGLPGIISLERKLKAVIEKGNIDLFIPVDYPGMNLRLAKFAHRRGVPVLYFISPQVWAWGKWRIKKMKGNIDLMTVILPFEKRLYEDARIPVYFARHPALEEIAHPGGKKELPEDQKDFKVLLFPGSRLQEVKRILPPILEGARNIHKKFPSASFILGLAPMIKENDIEIPADIYPYIKVSRKGLTKLKEVTLVLAASGTVTLQTAISGTPMITIYKTSVFNYLLGKILIQIPYVALPNVLAGRMIVPEMIQGRADGENIATEALDLLTDADRYRKVSGELLNIREKLKGGGKLSDVAEMAFKLARGENIEAKKTRRAFY; encoded by the coding sequence TTGAGTGAGATCATGAATATTCTTCTTACCTGTGGTGAAACGAGTGGGGAATATCACGCTGGACTCCTTGTTTCAGAACTTAAAAAAATTGAAAATAATTGTCGTATTATCGCGCTTGGAGGAGAAAAACTCAGGCGTGCGGGAGCGGAAGTTTCCTTTCCCATGGAACGATACGCTCTTATGGGTTTTTCAGAAATAATATCCGGTCTTCCCGGGATAATTTCCCTTGAGAGAAAACTAAAAGCGGTCATAGAAAAAGGAAATATTGATCTGTTTATCCCGGTCGATTATCCGGGGATGAATTTAAGATTGGCTAAGTTTGCTCACCGAAGAGGCGTACCTGTTTTGTACTTTATAAGCCCCCAGGTTTGGGCTTGGGGAAAATGGCGTATAAAAAAGATGAAGGGGAATATAGACCTTATGACGGTAATATTACCCTTTGAAAAGCGTCTCTATGAAGATGCACGGATTCCTGTTTATTTCGCGCGGCATCCCGCTCTCGAAGAAATTGCTCACCCCGGGGGTAAAAAGGAATTACCCGAGGACCAAAAGGATTTTAAGGTACTTTTATTTCCCGGCAGCCGATTGCAGGAGGTTAAGAGAATACTGCCTCCAATACTCGAAGGAGCACGAAATATTCACAAAAAATTTCCCTCCGCCAGTTTCATATTGGGACTTGCTCCTATGATAAAGGAGAACGATATTGAAATCCCGGCCGATATTTATCCCTACATTAAAGTATCAAGAAAAGGCCTTACCAAGTTAAAAGAAGTAACTCTTGTTCTAGCCGCATCCGGCACGGTTACTCTTCAGACTGCTATTTCTGGGACACCTATGATTACTATCTATAAAACATCCGTGTTTAACTATCTGCTAGGAAAAATTCTTATACAGATTCCATACGTAGCTTTGCCGAATGTTCTCGCCGGAAGAATGATAGTGCCGGAAATGATACAGGGTCGAGCCGATGGCGAAAATATTGCTACCGAAGCTCTGGACCTTTTAACTGACGCGGATAGGTACAGAAAGGTTTCGGGAGAACTGCTGAATATTAGAGAAAAACTCAAAGGCGGGGGTAAATTGAGCGATGTGGCGGAAATGGCTTTTAAATTGGCAAGAGGGGAGAATATAGAAGCTAAAAAAACAAGAAGGGCATTTTATTAA
- a CDS encoding Gfo/Idh/MocA family oxidoreductase: protein MSLSNSRLKAGVIGTGNLGKNHVRIYSGCNDIDSVYLYDIDRERAKKTAVKYNAEFSSSVSQLFKECDIVSVCTPATTHFDIVSKALDSGVDVLVEKPIVSDWRDGEKLVDKAKEKNRILQVGHIERFNGVFESIFPLIRNPMFIECHRLGTFTPRGTDVSVIVDLMIHDIDIILTILGNDELVETRSSGAGVITEYADIVNARLEFEGGCVANITASRISPEPFRKIRFFQENLYLSADFRKKEVKAFRKADGIDFNTVSEDPTSFIDPLRVDVDMEEPLKKEIYSFISAVRNSTDVVVTAAQAVKALKVAEKIIEGIKIG from the coding sequence TTGAGTCTTTCAAACAGTAGACTTAAAGCAGGTGTAATTGGTACCGGGAATCTGGGGAAAAACCACGTTAGAATATATTCAGGCTGTAATGATATAGATTCTGTATACCTATATGATATTGATCGCGAAAGAGCCAAGAAAACCGCCGTCAAGTACAACGCGGAATTTTCCTCTTCTGTAAGTCAATTGTTCAAAGAATGTGATATAGTGAGTGTCTGCACTCCCGCTACTACTCATTTTGATATTGTCTCTAAAGCTCTAGATAGCGGAGTGGATGTTCTGGTGGAAAAACCTATCGTTTCAGATTGGAGAGATGGAGAGAAACTTGTTGATAAAGCGAAAGAGAAAAATAGAATCTTGCAGGTTGGACACATTGAGAGATTCAATGGAGTGTTTGAATCGATTTTTCCTCTGATCAGAAACCCGATGTTTATAGAATGTCACAGGTTGGGGACATTTACTCCCAGAGGAACAGACGTGTCGGTTATTGTCGATCTAATGATACACGATATTGATATTATACTCACAATTCTGGGTAATGATGAATTGGTTGAAACACGGTCCTCGGGAGCCGGGGTGATAACTGAATACGCGGATATTGTAAATGCAAGGCTTGAGTTCGAGGGTGGTTGCGTGGCGAATATTACAGCCAGCAGAATTTCACCGGAGCCGTTTCGAAAAATACGGTTCTTCCAGGAAAATCTGTATCTTTCAGCTGATTTTAGAAAGAAAGAGGTGAAAGCATTTCGTAAAGCGGATGGAATTGATTTTAATACAGTATCGGAAGACCCCACATCGTTTATAGATCCTCTACGTGTTGATGTTGATATGGAAGAGCCCTTGAAAAAAGAGATTTATTCATTTATCAGCGCGGTGAGAAACAGCACAGATGTTGTTGTCACAGCGGCACAGGCGGTAAAAGCCCTGAAAGTAGCGGAAAAAATAATCGAAGGTATAAAAATTGGTTGA
- the lpxA gene encoding acyl-ACP--UDP-N-acetylglucosamine O-acyltransferase — protein sequence MAVYIDKMAIVKEGAVLDKDVSVGPFSLIEENVRVGKDTKIGSNVLLSGNTEIGRNNEIFHGASIGTQPQDLKYAGEKSYVKVGDNNTIREYVTINSATEEGESTVVGNNCLLMAYVHIAHNCILSDNVILANAVNLAGHIKLYEHVIIGGMVPVHQFVSIGAHAFVGGGTRISKDIPPFVKAAGIPPKVNGINSIGLQRRGFTSKQREVIKRAYNILYRNGLNVSQAIDKINNDLAQTTETKMIVDFIASSRRGITK from the coding sequence ATGGCAGTATATATAGATAAGATGGCGATAGTAAAGGAGGGAGCTGTACTGGATAAAGATGTCAGTGTGGGGCCTTTTTCTTTAATAGAAGAGAACGTTCGTGTTGGTAAGGATACTAAGATAGGCAGTAATGTTCTTTTGAGCGGCAACACGGAGATAGGAAGAAATAATGAAATATTTCACGGTGCTTCGATCGGTACGCAACCTCAGGACCTAAAATACGCGGGTGAAAAAAGTTATGTAAAGGTAGGAGATAACAACACGATCCGTGAATATGTTACAATAAACAGCGCCACAGAAGAGGGTGAAAGTACTGTTGTCGGCAATAACTGTCTTTTGATGGCATATGTTCATATAGCGCATAATTGCATTCTCTCAGACAACGTAATTCTTGCAAATGCCGTAAATCTGGCTGGCCATATTAAACTTTACGAACATGTTATAATAGGAGGAATGGTACCGGTACATCAGTTCGTCTCGATAGGAGCGCACGCCTTCGTGGGAGGAGGCACTAGAATATCAAAGGATATTCCTCCGTTTGTGAAGGCTGCTGGTATTCCGCCTAAGGTCAACGGCATAAATAGCATAGGCCTTCAGCGAAGGGGTTTTACATCAAAACAGAGAGAAGTCATAAAAAGAGCTTATAACATTCTCTATAGGAATGGACTTAATGTTTCCCAGGCAATCGATAAAATAAATAATGACCTTGCTCAAACTACTGAAACTAAGATGATTGTGGATTTTATCGCCAGCAGCCGGCGGGGAATCACTAAATAA
- a CDS encoding bifunctional UDP-3-O-[3-hydroxymyristoyl] N-acetylglucosamine deacetylase/3-hydroxyacyl-ACP dehydratase: protein MVRQQRTIKKSFSYRGIGLHTGNKVNMVFNPAGPDTGIIFRRVDLDPVVEIPAKAEFIYSGKNIRNTTLSKEGHKIQTVEHVLAAISGLNIDNLIVELDAVEPPEPSDGSCEEIVKLFDSIGYKSQGIPANLFKVTEPVSYREGDIELIALPYNGFRISFTIEYNSTCIGTQYASFEINPEVFRKEIAPSRTFALMSDVELLKSQGLIKGGNLDNAIVVEDNKILNEKPLRYDDEFVRHKILDLIGDTVFAGAPMQAHIIAIKSGHDYNLKFAKKLSEAYKSGMKKSDAKKDKSWNINDIMDIMPHRYPFLLVDRILELEDDKKVVGIKNVTINEPFFIGHFPGHPIMPAVLIVEAMAQVGGFLLLSSVDNPDKHLVYFIGIDKAKFRKPVAPGDQIRFELEMVSLKRKFCKMKGKAYVDGKLVAEAVLTSSIIKR, encoded by the coding sequence GTGGTTCGTCAACAGAGGACGATTAAAAAGTCGTTTTCCTACCGCGGTATCGGGCTTCACACCGGGAATAAGGTTAATATGGTCTTTAACCCGGCTGGCCCGGATACAGGGATAATCTTCAGAAGAGTTGATCTTGATCCCGTGGTGGAAATCCCGGCGAAAGCGGAGTTTATTTATTCCGGGAAGAATATTCGCAATACAACATTATCAAAAGAGGGTCATAAAATACAAACTGTTGAACACGTTCTGGCCGCGATTTCAGGTCTTAATATCGATAACTTGATTGTTGAATTGGATGCGGTGGAACCCCCCGAACCCTCCGACGGAAGTTGCGAGGAGATAGTAAAATTATTTGACAGTATAGGATATAAAAGTCAGGGAATTCCTGCAAATTTATTTAAAGTAACAGAACCTGTGTCATACAGGGAGGGTGATATTGAATTAATTGCCCTTCCTTATAATGGCTTTAGAATCAGTTTTACAATTGAATATAATAGCACATGTATAGGTACGCAGTACGCTTCATTCGAAATCAATCCGGAAGTATTCAGAAAAGAGATTGCGCCTTCGAGGACATTTGCCCTTATGTCCGATGTGGAGTTACTGAAATCTCAGGGACTTATAAAGGGTGGGAATCTTGATAACGCTATTGTTGTGGAAGACAATAAGATTCTAAATGAAAAGCCATTGAGATACGATGATGAATTCGTACGGCACAAGATTCTCGATCTTATAGGAGACACCGTATTTGCCGGCGCTCCTATGCAAGCTCATATTATAGCAATAAAATCAGGCCATGACTATAATCTTAAATTCGCCAAAAAATTGTCTGAAGCATATAAGTCCGGCATGAAAAAATCTGACGCAAAAAAGGATAAGTCGTGGAACATAAATGATATAATGGACATTATGCCTCACAGGTATCCATTTTTGCTTGTTGACAGGATATTGGAACTTGAAGATGACAAGAAGGTTGTGGGAATTAAAAATGTTACTATAAATGAACCCTTTTTTATTGGTCATTTTCCCGGGCACCCGATAATGCCCGCCGTTTTGATCGTTGAAGCTATGGCACAGGTTGGAGGTTTTCTTCTGCTCTCCTCTGTTGATAATCCAGATAAACACCTCGTATATTTTATTGGCATTGATAAAGCGAAGTTCAGAAAACCTGTTGCTCCCGGAGATCAAATCCGCTTTGAGCTGGAGATGGTTTCACTTAAAAGGAAATTTTGCAAGATGAAGGGTAAAGCCTATGTTGACGGTAAACTTGTGGCTGAAGCGGTACTTACATCATCGATAATAAAACGTTGA